From Vitis vinifera cultivar Pinot Noir 40024 chromosome 14, ASM3070453v1, a single genomic window includes:
- the LOC132252553 gene encoding probable leucine-rich repeat receptor-like protein kinase At1g35710, which yields MVSSIRISRAVVLVTITSTMMIMSFSSLANAISSPSSSTDEGEALRSTGWWNSTSAHCTWDGVRCNKAGSVTLIELSYLGKKLGELSKLKFSSFPSLVELFLSDWRLNGRIPHQIGTLTQLTSLHLSSNNLTGELPLSLANLTQLESLVLYSNRLHGLILPEIGKIKNLTFLDLGNNNLTGIIPSSFGNLTNLTFLYLDGNQVSGFIPPQIGKMKNMRLLYLSSNGLHGPIPPQIGKLKNLRLLYLSSNGLHGPIPPQIGKLKNLEVLYLSYNRLHGPIPLEIGKLKNLNILNLSYNILIGVIPSSFGNLTNLTSLTLRGCLVCRNRE from the coding sequence ATGGTGTCCTCCATTAGAATTTCTAGAGCAGTGGTGCTAGTTACCATTACCAGTACCATGATGATAATGTCATTCTCCTCCCTTGCCAATGCAatatcatcaccatcatcatcaacTGATGAGGGAGAGGCTCTGCGCAGCACCGGTTGGTGGAATTCTACTTCTGCTCATTGCACCTGGGATGGTGTACGTTGCAATAAGGCTGGAAGCGTCACTCTCATAGAGCTTTCCTATCTAGGAAAAAAATTGGGTGAGCTTAGCAAATTGAAGTTCTCTTCATTTCCCAGCCTGGTTGAGCTCTTCCTTTCTGACTGGAGActcaatggtagaatccctcaCCAAATAGGTACTCTTACTCAACTCACCTCCCTACATCTCTCTTCAAACAATCTTACAGGTGAGCTACCTCTTTCCTTGGCTAACCTCACTCAGTTGGAGTCCCTCGTCCTTTATTCTAATCGACTACATGGTTTGATTCTTCCTGAAATTGGGAAAATAAAGAATCTGACTTTTTTGGATTTGGGCAATAACAATCTTACTGGTATCATCCCTTCATCTTTTGGTAATCTTACCAATTTGACTTTTCTTTATCTTGATGGTAATCAAGTAAGTGGTTTTATCCCTCCTCAAATTGGGAAAATGAAGAATATGAGGTTGCTCTATCTTTCTTCTAACGGACTACATGGTCCAATTCCTCCTCAAATTGGGAAATTGAAGAATCTGAGGTTGCTCTATCTTTCTTCTAACGGACTACATGGTCCAATTCCTCCTCAAATTGGGAAATTGAAGAATTTGGAGGTGCTTTATCTTTCTTATAACAGACTACATGGTCCAATTCCTCTTGAAATTGggaaattgaagaatttgaatattttgaatctGAGTTATAACATCCTTATTGGTGTCATCCCTTCATCTTTTGGTAATCTTACCAATTTGACTTCTCTTACtcttagggggtgtttggtatgtcggaatagggaatga